The Cetobacterium somerae sequence AAAAGCTTCTGGTAATTCAACATTGATATTATGACTTTCCAAGAATTTTCTACTTCCTACTAAAATCTCTTTTCCAGAATAAAGAGCATTTACTCCATATCCAGCTTTTTCGTTGTGTCCTTGTATATCCCATTCTGAAATTTCAACATCTCCGTAATTTAATATAGCTTTTCCTATAGGATGATTTGAATAGAATTCGCCTGCTTTAGCATATTCTATTAGATGTTTTTCTGATCCCTTCATAACTTCAATCTTTGTTACTTTGAAACTTCCCTTTGTTAAAGTACCTGTTTTATCAAATACAACTGTATCTATATTTTTTAATCTTTCTAAATAATTTCCACCTTTTATCAATATTCCATCTTTTGATCCTTTTCCAATAGAACTAAAGAATGTTAAAGGTACTGATAAAACCAATGCACAAGGACAAGAGATTACTAAAAATATAAGTGCTCTACTAAACCATAATTTAAAATTACCATCGTAAAACACTGGAACTCCAACTCCTATTAAAATAGCCATAAGAACAACTAATGGTGTATAATATCTTGCAAATTTTGTTATAAATTTTTCAGCATGTGCTTTTTTACTTCCAGCACTTTGAACCATATCTATTATTCTACTTACAGTAGATTGAGAATATACTTTTGTTGTTTTTACTTCAATAGTACCATTTATATTTATAGATCCACTTAATATTTCACTTCCTACTTCACCTATAACTGGAACCGATTCTCCTGTTAAAGCTGATTTATCTAATGTTGTTGTTCCTAATACAATAACTCCATCCAAAGGAACTCTTTCTCCAGGTTTTATAATTAATATATCTCCAACTTTTACTTTTGAAGGATTCATCATTTCTATAGTACCATTTTTATCTTTTACATTTGCAAACTCTGGTTTTATACTCATTAATTTTTCTATAGATTTTTTTGAATTATTAACTGCCATATCTTGAAAGAATTCACCTATTTTATAGAAAATCATAACACCTGCAGCTTCTCCAAAATCACCTAAAGCTAAAGCTCCAACTGTAGCTATACTCATTAAAAAATTCTCATCTAAAAATTTTCCTCTTTTCAAGTTTTTTAAAGCATTTAGCAATATATCATATCCTGATAGTCCATATGCTATAATCAAAATTATATCTTTTTGTAAACTCTTTGGTAATGTTAGTCCAACAACAAAAAGAGTAATTCCAATCGTTAGAATAATTAAATCTAATTTTGAAATTAATTCATTGCTGTGAGAATGATTATGTTCATGAGTGTCATCACTTTCATTTAAATTAATATCATCACTTTTTACTTTTTTAAAATATGTTCCTGGCTCTACTTTATCTGCAATTTTATTTAATTTTTCAATAAGTTCTTCTTCATTTACCTCTTCTTTCAATGTAAA is a genomic window containing:
- a CDS encoding heavy metal translocating P-type ATPase; amino-acid sequence: MKKEYEIENLHCGGCASKIQYELDKLNELEGVNVDFYTKKLKFTLKEEVNEEELIEKLNKIADKVEPGTYFKKVKSDDINLNESDDTHEHNHSHSNELISKLDLIILTIGITLFVVGLTLPKSLQKDIILIIAYGLSGYDILLNALKNLKRGKFLDENFLMSIATVGALALGDFGEAAGVMIFYKIGEFFQDMAVNNSKKSIEKLMSIKPEFANVKDKNGTIEMMNPSKVKVGDILIIKPGERVPLDGVIVLGTTTLDKSALTGESVPVIGEVGSEILSGSININGTIEVKTTKVYSQSTVSRIIDMVQSAGSKKAHAEKFITKFARYYTPLVVLMAILIGVGVPVFYDGNFKLWFSRALIFLVISCPCALVLSVPLTFFSSIGKGSKDGILIKGGNYLERLKNIDTVVFDKTGTLTKGSFKVTKIEVMKGSEKHLIEYAKAGEFYSNHPIGKAILNYGDVEISEWDIQGHNEKAGYGVNALYSGKEILVGSRKFLESHNINVELPEAFGTVVYVAVDSEFIGRIFVEDEIKENSRKTIDELKSQGIDVYMLTGDNKKTGKHIGDILGIDEDKVCTNLLPQDKVSKLEEIKSKSKKGTIFVGDGINDAPVLAMADIGISMGKLGSDIAIESSDIVLMNDDPYKIIEALHLGQRNNQVVLENVGFALGVKIVVMILGVLGIANLWLAIFADVGVSVLAVLNASKILSKKN